In Phragmites australis chromosome 17, lpPhrAust1.1, whole genome shotgun sequence, the following are encoded in one genomic region:
- the LOC133896660 gene encoding uncharacterized protein LOC133896660 encodes MRMMARGRRGHGGLGRFGGVRGDEPRARFGDRDEVPPPRRASGWGVAPPSRHLWMGGLAPGVTASDLSELFLRCGEVESIARDPCRSFAFVSFLREEDAVAAVRELQGVRLGGAPVRIEFSKGDKASGISKDDRYTQYADEQHSIEHGRKRKPSPETTIDKTKRNRSTEPSEVLWIGFPPGLKADEATLWEAFSPFGEILRITTFSGRAYAFVQYTSIAAACRAKEALQGKLFNNPRVSICFSRNEGAVAESGKRSFVAPYSPQSSARPIFRDQDFEAFPRARPFDSPPRDFLMSSPHFGPNRLSRDADDAGFNRDNYFQQEPRVELGLVSPFRIREPGPEKRMPEEFYEQLRRSPTFRSDAPWHNIPFDKPRRPLPLEDSWDVEDNSYPFSKKLRGGQVHDTELPEYPFSEFDRGKVFPDYPRRPLHDLPEDDLHTRTYQFTPMHGRHHIDPLRNITPLVDKHKPWCVQDSFARNSGEMGRSTPEHHEPALKGEWKWNGTIAKGGTLICQARCFPVGKVLNFMLPEFLNCTARTSLEMLAKHYYQAAGSWVVFFVPENDVHMAAYNDFMNYLGDKQRAAVCKLGERSTLFLVPPSDFSEQVLRVPGKVSISGVILKFQQSNPDYSSPNRKSSEKIPPSSASYSKTDVHIHEDLDAPRRLNPSDIRAFPHGPDYLHSSAGSYTPDFILPYKPEGAPPYVGSQLPQERPPADHRMGIAQDKHQQLSNMFPSGWPNNSNDPSPGSGNFSSLAQSAISHALNNRTMEPKGTTHGYAPGEASNIMSWPPVEPKSQQVARPDQPPIPVSLPPDQLAQLATLLAQQNQPGKEIGFPVDCSNKQSGFIQNSNSHGHAMMMPGSSSSILVQNSLPYVPSSVPQLQVHAPPIQGLLPPNSPITLAASAPILSNSTFPIPPMHASVSPAHSSMPLGSFVPPLPEGPPPFHQHTSSAPAVQPLVPSGQQPSQQLSAQEELVGDPQKRLQATLQLAATLLKQIQKQSNPGGQKYI; translated from the exons ATGCGAATG ATGGCGAGGGGCCGCCGCGGCCACGGCGGACTGGGGAGGTTCGGCGGCGTACGGGGCGACGAGCCGCGGGCTCGTTTCGGCGACCGCGATGAGGTCCCTCCGCCGCGGCGGGCGTCGGGTTGGGGGGTGGCGCCGCCGTCGCGGCACCTGTGGATGGGCGGCCTGGCGCCCGGCGTCACGGCGTCCGACCTGTCGGAGCTGTTCCTCAGGTGCGGCGAGGTGGAATCCATCGCCCGCGACCCGTGCCGGAGCTTCGCGTTCGTGAGCTTCCTGCGGGAGGAGGACGCCGTCGCGGCGGTGCGGGAGCTGCAGGGGGTCCGGCTCGGCGGGGCACCCGTTAGGATCGAATTTTCCAAGGGG GATAAGGCTTCGGGTATCTCAAAGGATGACAGATATACACAATATGCTGATGAACAACATTCTATTGAACATGGAAGAAAACGGAAACCAAGTCCTGAAACAACAATAGATAAAACTAAAAGAAATAGGTCTACAGAACCTAGTGAGGTGTTATGGATAGGGTTTCCTCCTGGTTTAAAGGCAGACGAGGCAACTCTGTGGGAAGCCTTTTCGCCTTTTGGGGAGATTCTCAGGATAACAACATTCTCAGGCCGTGCATATGCATTTGTCCAGTACACTAGTATTGCAGCAGCCTGCAGGGCAAAAGAGGCACTTCAGGGAAAGCTTTTCAATAATCCACGAGTAAGCATATGCTTTTCTCGGAATGAAGGTGCTGTAGCAGAATCTGGGAAACGATCCTTTGTTGCTCCATATTCCCCCCAATCTAGTGCTCGTCCTATCTTCAgagaccaagattttgaagcCTTTCCTAGGGCTAGGCCTTTTGATAGCCCTCCAAGAGATTTCCTCATGTCATCACCACATTTTGGCCCCAATAGATTATCGAGAGATGCAGATGATGCGGGCTTCAACAGGGATAACTATTTTCAACAGGAACCTAGAGTAGAGCTTGGCCTTGTTTCACCTTTTAGAATACGGGAGCCAGGTCCAGAAAAAAGGATGCCTGAGGAATTTTATGAGCAACTTAGACGCAGTCCTACTTTTAGGAGTGATGCACCATGGCACAACATTCCTTTTGATAAACCTCGGAGACCCTTACCATTGGAAGATTCTTGGGATGTTGAAGATAATTCATATCCATTTTCAAAGAAGCTGAGGGGTGGTCAAGTCCATGATACTGAACTTCCTGAATACCCTTTCTCAGAATTTGATCGTGGAAAAGTTTTCCCTGACTACCCAAGGAGGCCCCTCCATGATCTGCCGGAAGATGATTTACACACTAGAACTTATCAATTTACTCCTATGCATGGTAGACATCACATTGATCCCTTAAGGAATATAACTCCACTTGTAGATAAACATAAACCATGGTGTGTTCAAGACAGTTTTGCTAGGAATTCAGGAGAAATGGGTAGATCGACTCCTGAACATCATGAGCCTGCTCTAAAGGGAGAATGGAAATGGAATGGTACAATAGCAAAGGGAGGTACACTAATCTGCCAAGCTAGATGCTTCCCTGTTGGCAAGGTCCTTAACTTCATGCT GCCTGAGTTTCTGAATTGCACTGCTAGGACAAGTCTAGAGATGCTTGCTAAGCACTACTATCAAGCTGCTGGCAGCTGGGTGGTATTTTTTGTTCCGGAAAATGATGTGCACATGGCAGCTTATAATGATTTCATGAATTACCTTGGTGATAAGCAGCGTGCAGCAGTTTGTAAACTTGGAGAGAGGAGCACCTTGTTTCTTGTTCCACCTTCAGATTTCTCTGAGCAAGTACTGAGGGTGCCAGGCAAAGTCAGCATATCTGGAGTCATTCTGAAGTTTCAGCAGTCAAATCCAGATTATAGCTCACCAAATCGCAAATCATCAGAGAAAATTCCCCCATCCTCTGCAAGTTATTCGAAAACTGATGTACACATTCATGAAGATCTGGATGCACCGAGAAGACTCAATCCATCAGATATCAGGGCATTCCCACATGGTCCAGATTATCTCCACTCATCAGCTGGAAGCTATACTCCAGATTTTATTCTGCCTTACAAGCCAGAGGGTGCTCCTCCATATGTTGGCTCTCAATTACCGCAAGAAAGGCCACCAGCTGACCACCGCATGGGTATAGCACAAGACAAACACCAGCAACTCTCGAACATGTTTCCCTCAGGATGGCCTAATAATAGTAATGATCCAAGTCCAGGTTCTGGTAATTTCAGTTCTTTGGCTCAGAGTGCAATCTCACACGCATTAAATAACAGGACAATGGAGCCAAAAGGGACGACACATGGGTATGCACCAGGTGAAGCATCAAACATTATGTCCTGGCCTCCTGTGGAACCCAAATCCCAGCAGGTTGCTAGACCTGATCAACCTCCTATCCCAGTATCACTGCCACCGGATCAACTTGCACAACTGGCCACCCTTCTTGCACAACAAAACCAACCTGGAAAAGAAATTGGTTTCCCTGTAGACTGTTCAAACAAACAATCCGGATTCATACAGAATTCCAATTCACATGGACATGCTATGATGATGCCTGGCAGCTCGAGTTCCATACTTGTTCAGAACTCTCTGCCATATGTTCCATCATCTGTGCCACAATTACAGGTCCATGCACCACCAATACAAGGCTTACTACCACCAAATTCACCCATTACGCTTGCAGCCAGTGCCCCTATACTTTCTAACTCCACTTTTCCTATACCACCCATGCATGCTTCTGTGAGTCCAGCTCATTCTTCCATGCCTTTGGGATCGTTTGTTCCTCCACTTCCTGAAGGTCCTCCGCCCTTTCACCAGCACACATCAAGTGCTCCTGCTGTGCAACCTTTAGTTCCTTCTGGCCAGCAGCCTAGCCAGCAACTATCCGCCCAAGAAGAACTTGTTGGAGACCCTCAAAAGCGCCTTCAAGCAACATTGCAGTTGGCAGCAACCCTTCTTAAGCAGATACAAAAACAATCAAATCCTGGTGGTCAGAAATATATATGA